The sequence below is a genomic window from Cryobacterium arcticum.
AACGCGATGAACAGTTGCAACACGATGGGCCAGATCTCGGTCTTGCCGCTGAGCACCACGGACACGATGGCCAGGTACACGGCGATGAAGATGTCGCCCACCACGGTCACCCCGAGGATCATCGGGGTTTCCTTGTTCGCCAGACGGCGCAGCTCGATGAGCAGTTTCGTGATGATGGCGCTCGAGGAGGTGCCGGTCATGCCCGCGATCACGAGGGCCTCGCGGGTGCCCCAACCGGTCATCAGGCCGAACGCGAAGCCGGCGCCCATGTTGATCAGGATGTAGGACCCGCCGGAGATCAACAGTTTTCCGGCGTCGCCGAAGAACGCCTCCTGGTCGAACTCCAGGCCCAGGCTGAACAAGAGCAGGATCAACCCGAAGACGGCGATGAGTTCGATGTCGGCGGAGTGGAAGTCGAGGGGGAACCATCCGCTGTACGGGCTCGCCAACAGGCCCACGATCATGTAGATCGGAATCGACGGCAGGCCGATCAGCTTGCCCAGGCGGCCCAGGACGTAGGCAACCACGAGGAGGATGCCCAGGGTGAGTAGATCTTCACCGAGGTTCATCGGCTAGCCTCCGGGCGGCGAGTCGACGGGCTTCGCCTTGATCTCGCCGGTGCGGAAGAACGCGAACGCCTTCGCCACCTTTTCGGGCGAGCCGGCCACGACCAGGGTGTCGCCGGGAAAGACCTTGAAGTCGGCCGCGGGGGCCGGGTTGGCGGATTCGCCGCGCACCACGGCCACGACGGTGAGCCCGGCGATGCCGCGCTCGGCGGGGTTGCCCAGGGGCTGCCCGGCGATATGGTCCTCGTAGTCCACCGTGAACCAGTCGATGCTCAGGCCGGGGATCTGGTCGAGCGCGGTGAGCGACTCGGTGATCTGGGTGCCGCCGAGGAGTTCGGCGAGGGTGTGCGCCTCGTCCTCGCTGAGCCGGAGGGACACCTTGCTGGCGTCGGGTCCGCCCTCGTCATCGGCGAAGGTGATGAGGTCACTGTGGCCTGAGCGGTGGGCGATCACGCCGACCTTGCCGCCGTCATCGGTGATGAAGGTGTGCAGCACACCCACACCGGGGAGCTTGACCCGTCGAACGTCAACCATGGTGCGACTCCTGAGGCTTGTGGGCGGTGTACCTATTCTACCGGAGGCTTTCGGCCGGTTGGCCGGGCCGCGGCCCCTGTGCATCCGCTCGACCGGGGCTCGCTCGTGACTCCTCGCCGCCGGTGTTCGGTGCGCCCCGTGTGGCGCCGTGCGCCAGCTATGCCTGGCGCACCACGCCATACGGGGCGCACTCAAGCGGATGCTCGAATCGGGAGTGCACAGATGTCACCGGTTCCTGCCGATAGACCTCACACTCTGCTTGCCTGTCGGCATGGGAATCTCGTCATCGACCACCCTCAGCATGCTCTCCGCGCTGTCCAGCCGCGACGGACTGATCCTCGCGACCGATGCCGGGCGCGTCGGCCTCCAACGGGAGCTTCGCCTCGAGTTCGAACGACAGACTGTTTTTCGTCTGCGTCGAGGGGTCTACGTGCTCACCG
It includes:
- a CDS encoding cation:proton antiporter regulatory subunit is translated as MVDVRRVKLPGVGVLHTFITDDGGKVGVIAHRSGHSDLITFADDEGGPDASKVSLRLSEDEAHTLAELLGGTQITESLTALDQIPGLSIDWFTVDYEDHIAGQPLGNPAERGIAGLTVVAVVRGESANPAPAADFKVFPGDTLVVAGSPEKVAKAFAFFRTGEIKAKPVDSPPGG